A segment of the Rickettsiales bacterium genome:
AGATATCAATGGGAATGCCGCCACGTGGATACCAATAACCGGCGATACGCAACCATTTAGGTACCGTAATTTCCTCAAGGCGTTTGGCGATATTAATCGTGCAAGCCTCATGAAAATCACCATGATTGCGGAACGAACCAAGGAAGAGCTTCAGCGATTTACTCTCCACCAAATAAAGCTGCGGCACATAATCAATCACCAGATGTGCAAAATCCGGCTGCCCTGTTAAAGGACAAAGCGACGTAAATTCGGGACAGCTAAAGCGCACACAATAATCTTTATCCGCATGCGGGTTATCCACTCGCTCCAACACTGCTTCTTCCGGCGAATTAGGGAGCGCCGTTTTCCCACCCAGCTGGGTTA
Coding sequences within it:
- the queF gene encoding preQ(1) synthase; its protein translation is MSDEIYEKLTQLGGKTALPNSPEEAVLERVDNPHADKDYCVRFSCPEFTSLCPLTGQPDFAHLVIDYVPQLYLVESKSLKLFLGSFRNHGDFHEACTINIAKRLEEITVPKWLRIAGYWYPRGGIPIDIFYQSGEPPKGVWIPQEGVENYKGRG